A window of Hymenobacter siberiensis genomic DNA:
AGCAGCGCAAACTCGCGGGCGGTGAGCTGAATGGCCTGTCCGGCGCGCTCCACGCGCTTGGCGCTGGGGTCGAGGCTGAGGTCGGCGAGGTAGAGCACGGCTTTGGGCGCGGGGGCTTCGGTGCGGCGGCGCACAAGGGCGCGCAGGCGGGCCAGCAGCTCATCGAAGGCAAAGGGCTTGACAAGGTAGTCGTCGGCCCCGGCGTCGAGGCCCCGGATTTTATCGTCCGTCTCGCCCAGCGCGGTGAGCATGAGGATGGGCACGCCGGAGTCGTGGGCGCGCACCTGGCGGCACACTTCGAGGCCGCTGAGGCCGGGCAGCATCTGGTCGAGAATCAGGCAGTCGTACCTGTTTTCCTGGGCGCGGCGCAGGCCCAGCAAGCCATCGGCGGCGAGGTCGACGGTGTAGTCCTGCTCCGTCAGGCCCTGGTGCAGGAAGGCCGCCACGGAGGGCTCGTCTTCAACTAAAAGGATTTTCATGGGGCCGGAAGGTAGCGCTGTTTCGGAAAACGAAACGGGGGGCCGGCTGTGGGCAGGCGCATTCATCGTCACGTTTCACCTAGTCAAACCAAGCCGCCAAAGCGTTGCATTCCTAGCAATACAAGCTAGCCTCTTAAAAAAATAACTGATAGCTCAAGTTTTAAAGAGGCTGCCAAAATTTCATCTTGTCTTCATTCTTGCTGATTTCTAGAACTATCGCCCTGTCCGGGTGAGATTATTCAGGAGCGGAGCTTAGTGCACGACAACTTTTTATAAAACACGAAAGAAAAGCCGGCCGTATGCGAATAGCAGTACCCGCAACTTTAAGCTATTCGTTTTTATGAGCCAAGTTACCCAAGCTACGCTCGGCCGCCCACCGGTTGCCCTGGCCCCCACCCAGTCCGTCAGCCTGAACATCAACGGCCAGGCGCACACCCTACAGATTGCCCCCTGGACGACGCTGCTCGACGCCCTGCGCGAGTACCTCGACCTCACCGGCACCAAAAAAGGCTGCGACCACGGCCAGTGCGGGGCCTGCACCGTGCTCGTCGATGGCAAGCGCATCAACTCCTGCCTCTCGCTGGCCGTGATGCAGGAAGGCAGCGAAATTCAGACCATCGAAGGCTTCGGCTCGGAAGACCACCTCAGCCCGCTCCAGCAGGCGTTTATCGACCACGATGCCTTTCAGTGCGGCTACTGCACGCCCGGCCAGATTTGCTCGGCGCAGGGCCTCCTCAACGAAGGCAAAGCCAGAACCGAAGCCGAAGTGCGGGAGCTGATGAGCGGCAACGTTTGCCGCTGCGGAGCCTACAGCAACATTCTCAGCGCGGTAATGGAAGTATTAGCGGTGAAATAGAGTGAGCTGGTGAAATGGTGAGTAGATATTTCAAATTCATCCTCACCCGCCTCCTTCAAAGCTCCCTAGCACTCACCATCTCACCAGCTCACTATTTCACTTTATGAACAGTTTCACTTTCACCCAAGCCGCCGCCGTGGCGGGCGCCGTGCAGGATAAAGCCGCGCACGAAGGCTCGGCCTACATCGGGGGCGGCACCAATCTGGTCGATTTGATGAAGGAAAACGTGGCCCGCCCCACGCACCTCATCGGCCTCAAAAAGCTGGGCCTCGACACCATCGAAACCCTGCCTGATGGCGGCCTGCGCCTCGGGGCCCTCGCCAGCAATGCCGATACCGCCTGGCACCCCGAAGTGGAGAAGCGCTACCCGCTGCTGAACCAGGCCATTCTGGCCGGGGCCAGCCCGCAGCTGCGCAACATGGCCACCGACGGCGGCAACCTCATGCAGCGCACCCGCTGCTACTATTTCTACGACTTGGCCACGCCCTGCAACAAGCGCGAGCCGGGCTCGGGCTGCTCGGCCATTGGCGGCTATAACCGCGTGTGCGGCATTCTGGGCACCAGCGACTCCTGTATTGCCACCCACCCTTCGGACATGTGCGTGGCCCTGGCCGCCCTCGACACCACCGTGCGCGTGAGCGGCCCCAACGGCGAGCGCACCATCAAATTTGAGGATTTTCACCGCCTGCCCGGCGACCACCCCGAGCGCGACAACACCCTGGAGCCCGGCGAGCTCATCACCGGCCTCGACTTACCGGAAAAAGGCTTCGCGAAGAACTTCAGCTACCTCAAGCTGCGCGACCGCACCAGCTACGCCTTCGCCCTAGTGAGCGTGGCGGCCGCGCTGGAGCTGGACGGCAATACCATAAAAGATGCGCGCCTGGCCCTGGGCGGCGTGGCCCACAAGCCCTGGCGCGATAAGGAGGCCGAGGCAATGCTCATCGGCCAGCCCGCCACGGCCGACACCTTCCGTCGCGTGGCGGCCAAGGTGCTCGAAAACGCCAAAGGCTACGGGGAAAACACATTCAAGATTGAGCTGGCCAAGCGCGCCATTGTGCGGGCGCTCAAACAGGCGACGGAGATGAATGAAACGGTTGATACCAACGCTTTTTTGAACTCCAACCCGTAAGGGGCGTAGGGGCGGGGTCGTATCCGGTAGGGCTTGACCCCGCCCGTCGTTGCACAAACGCTAGTACCCACATCAGATATCCCCTTGGCCAGTCGTTCAACGACGGGCGGGGACAAGCCCTACCGGGTACGACCCCGCCCCTACTTCTAATCCACTCTTATGACTCTCCAAACCGACTATATCGGCAAGCCCACCAGCCGCGTGGATGGGCCGGCCAAAGTGACTGGCTCCGCCAAATACGCCGCCGAATACAACGTGCCGAACCTGCTGTACGGCTACGTGGTGAGCAGCCCCATTGCGAAGGGTAAAATCACAAAAATCGACGCCGCGCCGGTGCTGGCACTGCCTGGCGTGCAGCAGGTTTTCTCGCACGAGAACGTGCCGCATTATGCCTT
This region includes:
- a CDS encoding (2Fe-2S)-binding protein; the protein is MSQVTQATLGRPPVALAPTQSVSLNINGQAHTLQIAPWTTLLDALREYLDLTGTKKGCDHGQCGACTVLVDGKRINSCLSLAVMQEGSEIQTIEGFGSEDHLSPLQQAFIDHDAFQCGYCTPGQICSAQGLLNEGKARTEAEVRELMSGNVCRCGAYSNILSAVMEVLAVK
- a CDS encoding FAD binding domain-containing protein — protein: MNSFTFTQAAAVAGAVQDKAAHEGSAYIGGGTNLVDLMKENVARPTHLIGLKKLGLDTIETLPDGGLRLGALASNADTAWHPEVEKRYPLLNQAILAGASPQLRNMATDGGNLMQRTRCYYFYDLATPCNKREPGSGCSAIGGYNRVCGILGTSDSCIATHPSDMCVALAALDTTVRVSGPNGERTIKFEDFHRLPGDHPERDNTLEPGELITGLDLPEKGFAKNFSYLKLRDRTSYAFALVSVAAALELDGNTIKDARLALGGVAHKPWRDKEAEAMLIGQPATADTFRRVAAKVLENAKGYGENTFKIELAKRAIVRALKQATEMNETVDTNAFLNSNP
- a CDS encoding response regulator transcription factor, which encodes MKILLVEDEPSVAAFLHQGLTEQDYTVDLAADGLLGLRRAQENRYDCLILDQMLPGLSGLEVCRQVRAHDSGVPILMLTALGETDDKIRGLDAGADDYLVKPFAFDELLARLRALVRRRTEAPAPKAVLYLADLSLDPSAKRVERAGQAIQLTAREFALLEYLLRNQNRVVSRADLLEHVWDLSFDTGSNVIDVYINFLRKKVDKGFEPKLIHTLVGMGYVMKNEG